The genomic DNA AACAGCATCAGTTTCCAGCATGCGAGGTAGCTGAAATATTCAATACAGGAAACAATTTCAGTAAAGAGGCATGGATTTACTTTGCAAGAAGTTGACCTAGCTCTAACAAATGAAACATCCAAGGATAAAACCCAAGCTTATAACAAATGAAAATTTGCAATTCAGGCATGCTAAGAATCCACTAgccaaaagaaatgaaatgCAGTACCCACGACAAGTCAACAACTATAGACATATTGTTGAACACATTTTTAATTTATGATTTACATACCATTATGTACGGAGCATACGATATATAATAAGAAATTAAGAACCCACACAAATAAAAGTTGAAATAAATTTGACATTGCAACCAAACAAGTTTTCTTAATATATGATAGCAGCACTGCCACTATGGAAATAGGGAGGATCACCAGTTTCAATGCCATCATGTTACATTGCAATACAACATCATGAGCACAATATAAATGGTGGAATATCAATATTTCCATGTGACCAAGGCACTAAGTACGGTAAATTCATAATTTATCAACAATCTCAATCATCACATCCAGAAAGCACACCGAGAGTTTGACTCTCCATTATAGCCATGACCATGTGGCAAACAATATCAAGTGCTGAAATTATGGTGTTGCATACAGCAAGTATCATGAAAAGCAAAAGGCTGCATCGTTGCCTCCACAAGATGTAACAAAGAAGGCTACAAAACTAACATAGCACCATAACTTACAATGCCAGTACAACAAAGCAGTAAGAAATTATAGAGTAACTTCAACAAATTATAGAGGAACATACATGTGAATCCACCACATTGTACTCCTTCAGGAGCTTGGCTTTCTCCTCTGCAGTCAACGCTTCATGCTTGGGCTTCAGGACATGCTTAGTGATGGGCTTCAGGACATGCTTAGTGATGTTCACCAGCAATTCTGTGATCTACATTGAAGAGCACATTGATTTGAACGATAATATTGATCTAAGATATCTCTTCGGGAAAAATAATATTAATATAAGATAAAACAGAAAAATATAAACTTTACGTGATGAGAGTTATAATGCTGCGAATGGACACTTGATATCAAGATCATAACTTGCATTAGAACATAAAGTGAAATTAAGATTCCATGTTGTAGCCAGTACCATTACTAATGCATATAAAGTCAACAGAAGCTACTTGCTGTTATTTTTAGGGGATGGGTACTGTAGTTACAACAAAAAGACTGATAGTTCCCTGTTGTTGTTCACTTCCAGAAACTGAACAAAATGTCAAGAGCATCCAATAGATTAGATAAAACCTAACCTGGAATGTGTCAACTTTAAATGGGAAGATCTCCTTGATAGATTCTCTGGATTTAGACATTATTTTGCTCTGCAATATGAGAATCAATCTAGACAAGTTCTCTTCTTGGACTCTGCTATATATCTCCCGGATAACTGCAATTTTGACAGGTTCAGGTGGACAGAACACAACTTTCACCTGCATAACACATGGTTAAGATCTATTATTTACTCATCCGTAACAAGAACGATAGAACCACCTTATGCATGAAACGGTAAGAGATAAAAGCACTCATACAGTCGTACTATACCTATGTATGCCGTCATTGAACTTCTCTAGATGAATACACAATAAATTAAACAGTTTACCATTCTACTTGCAAGAAGAGGCCAACCCTCAATCATAATCACAAGAACAATAATATTCCTAGATCATACAGACAATGACACATTCACACCTGAATTGGTGGGAAAGGGTATGAAAGAAACAATagccctctttctttctttctaacTATTCAGTTTTGCAGTGCCTCTTGTCCACAATGCGTATCTCAGCACAACTGGATTCCAGTACAAATGAGCACAATGCGTATCTCAGCACAACTGGATTCCAGTACAAATGAGTAATCAGGGTAGGTTTCCTAATCATGAGTATAAAGCTTGGCCTGATGGTCAGGACAAGAATGCAGTTCAAACCGCGAGCTAGTAGAGCAGGAATCGAACCCTGATGGAAGAACATCTGAAAGCCTACTGGTGATGTCACGATAAATACACAATAAATTAAAAGTTTACTACTCTAATTGCAGGGTGGTGCCAACCCTGACAATCACAACCACAAGAATAAAAGTATTCGAAGACCATACAGACAATCACACCCAACATCAACAAAACAGCAAGGATGGATGAATCGGTGAGAATGGGTATGGAAGAAATGATACCCTTCTTTCACCCAAACTCTTTAATTTTGCAGCGCCTCTTGCCCACAATGTATATCTCAGCACAACACAACTGGATTCCAGTGCTGGACGGGTCGGCGGCGAGGGTAGTGGAGAAGGCGAGGCGTTCGAGCTCGGGCTTTTCGGCCCACCAGGCGCGGAACTCCGGGAGGGTGCGCGCCAGCTCGGCCTCCGGGACGCTGTACCCGCGGTCGCGGAGCATCTCCAGCGCGGTGCGGCGCGCCAGGAAGAGGCGGTGGCTCTCGACGCTGCCCCCGCGGTCGATCATCGACGAGATGCAGGCGGGTACCTCGgggacggcgtcggcgtcgtcgtcggcc from Setaria italica strain Yugu1 chromosome VII, Setaria_italica_v2.0, whole genome shotgun sequence includes the following:
- the LOC101756433 gene encoding DNA-directed RNA polymerase V subunit 5A-like, translating into MDSAESTAAIAALAANGAAAPDPAPADDDADAVPEVPACISSMIDRGGSVESHRLFLARRTALEMLRDRGYSVPEAELARTLPEFRAWWAEKPELERLAFSTTLAADPSSKVKVVFCPPEPVKIAVIREIYSRVQEENLSRLILILQSKIMSKSRESIKEIFPFKVDTFQITELLVNITKHVLKPITKHVLKPKHEALTAEEKAKLLKEYNVVDSHLPRMLETDAVARYHGLGKGTVVKVINDSELTGNHVIQVYFLRPWCLSMDGLISS